ATTAACAACAGAAGAGAGAAGAGGTAAGGAGAGAACATCCTGAAGTTATTAACGTGTTATTACGATGTATGCCATATTAtatctaattattttaattcttttgtttatgtttgacGTACGTTTGCATTGTTTTGGCCGTGcatgataaacaaaataaatttttctaaGAATTAGACCTAAATATAAATTTGGCTCCAAAACCATAAAGTGAAAACAGGATTCAACAGAAgggtgaatttttaaaaacaattaatatcaacaaatttatgaagtttttaaaaagaaggttTGTACCTTAAATTTACTAAAGGATAATCTTTAAACAATTgttaatcattatatttttttagttattttttttattgggaaaggggggggggtctttgtGATTAGGCCttgatttttattcttttatttaataaaaattaatacacaATCCACTTGGATAGAACTATGAattgattaaacaaaaacaCCAAATAATTAATGAATGATTAATTATACTATTAATTTGCAAAAGCATGGTTATATTTCAACCATAAAGTTTTCACTAATGACTATTAGGAAACAAAATGGTTCAAGTTGGGTGTGTTTTTCCTTCTTCAAATGACGCAAAGAGCATTCATTAAATATAGtattgatttttgatatttttttcatctcgGCTGCCCTGAAGCTAACAATCTATCTGTACActatatgaatttataaaacGTGATGAACTTTTTTAAACTTGCTATGGTTCATTGATTTGCAAGCTGTTGTTCATGGACAACGattgtattaataaaaaaatacttgttGATCAATGCATCATTTTagaattaagttttttaaatgGCCCCCTATTGCTTACTGTGCATTAGATAAACTATAAggctttttttcaaaaagtcatatccattttaagttgtttttttttttggctgttATTTTTATCTTGCCATTGAACTTAGCTGTTATGAGACCTTTACCATACACATAAATGTTCGTGATATTTTGCCTAATTTTGgttgttaaattttgattatgatgtTAAACCTAGCTTTTATTGTGCCTTTTCCATAACTGTGAACAAAGCCTTTATCAGACCTTTTCAGTTTACATGcaatatacattttcaaaacattttttagttTTAGATCATGATGTTGAACCCAGATTCTATCAGGCCTTaaagtttacaatttgcatccattttcaatttttgttttgtttagattGTCCTGATATCGAACCAAGCCTCTACATAACCTTGGAAATGTCTAAGCCGTTTGTATCCTCCACCCCCATGAAGTATGAGAAGTCGGACGCCAGTTTACTGACCACATGTACTTACACAGAGGTCCCCTGCGCAGACTTTGACCCCGAGGCTGGGGGCATTTCATTGTGTATTGACAAAAATGGTATGGCCAGCTAGAGTTTTTCAGAATAGTTTTACAAAGTGAAGATTTATTGAATGCAGATATATATGATGTGTTTGCAtgcacctgcaccaaaaaaaTGGATTACACTTAATTAATGACCTTTTTCTTTGCCtaaagcaattttaaaatgaacagtttGGAGAAgagatcaaaatattttgagaacCTCTCAACAATCCTTTTGTCAGATCAGTGTATGATATCTGTTTTCAGTGAGTGAAAAGAAAGGACCAGAGGACAGTAGCTCTGAGTTGTCTTCGGATGGCAGCAGTAACAGGTTGTTCAGCAGCTTCATCCAGATCCACTCTGATGTGTCCAACTTCTACAAGTCTAACCACTCGCACATTAAAACTGTAAGTCTCTCACTGTCTGTATCTCTCTCTGTAAAATTATTCTGGCTTTGTCTTATGGATAGAAAGAGAAGAATTATTTACAGGaatattcaataatttcaaaatcTCGTGGATTTTTTTGTCAAGTCAAAAGcagattaatatatatatatacactgagTTACTGACAGGGGGTGACTACGGTGGCTTTATTTTACTgtgtattaaattttgtaaaattttttttcttgaatgttTGTAACTTCGGTTTTGCAGGGAGTGTATGTAGCCTTGATTGGTGTGTACATGGCCTATTTCGTGGCTGCCATGGTGATCACTCACGAAAAGAAAGTCAAGGACCCGACCCCATTGATTATCGTTACCGCGGTGACGGCGACCTTCATTACAATATGGCTGGTGAGGAAATACTTTGGCAAACAGATCCAAGAAAAGCTGGTTTTCCACGTGGTTTTCTTCTTTGAACAGCGAGAGAAAATGGTCAAGGCTTTAAAAATGTAAGGAGCATCCAACAccttctgatttttaaaaatgaaatatattgtcTTGTTAACGTGTATAACTTTACCTGTAATGATATTTATATTCACAATGATGAATCCATTGTTCAATGTTTTTACTCTTTGATTTAAGGCATGTCATTTATGCAAACAGACACGCaatattctgagaaaaaatttcaaacacattGTAAAATTGTCAAGTTTGATCAATCGAGTCAATTCCTCTAAGTCTTtgactgtgttttttttttgagtgTATTGTGCCTAGTGTTGGTTGTGGCAGCAGTCGTTGTTATAGGGTTCTCAGTGTGGGAACAGCCCAGTAATCTGGTCTCCATCAGTGGCTACATTTTCTTCTTGTTCATCCTCCTAATCTGCTCTGCTCACCCCACAAAGGTAGGCTTATGAAGAAGACATCTTGTACATGGATATCCTTTGATAAACACAATCAATGTTAATGTGGAAGGTGATACAGTTAACTGATGCATGCATCAGAATACttatataattgaattttaatgtgaATTTCCACTGACTCAGAGTCAAAATTTTTGTGTTCAGTACTGACCAGTGACTGATTTGATTTCCTCCTTTTTCATGTCCCTATGCAAATgcagtttgttaatctttattttaaagagatatgtatataaaaaaaaattgaatctgcGGTTTGAAGATTAAATGCGAAATTTCATTCAGGTAAACTGGCGTCCCGTGTTAGGTGGCTTGGCCCTGCAGTTCTTCTTTGCTGCCATGATTCTGAAGTGGGATGTCGGCCAAGCTGTGTTTGAATTTCTAGGCAACCAGGTCCAAACCTTCCTGGAATTTACCAACACAGGGACCAAGTTTGTGTTCGGAGACAAGTACACAGATCACCCATTTGCAATGGTGGTATGTAACAGACAGACAAGataatttcatgtacatgtacctcctACCTCTTCTCAGGGATTGTtttcaatatctttaaaaatttaattgattcTAACCAACGGCTTAGAAGGTTTTATCAAAAACATTGAAAGTTTTCTTCCCTGGCAAAAGGAGGGGGTGTGGAggtaattttgaaatgttttacctcaGATTGTTTGTAGATGCGacaactttattattttttttttttttttatttaggtactTCCTGTGATAGTGTTCTTCAGCTGTGCGATATCTGTCTTGTACTACGTCGGAGCCATGCAAGTCGTCATCGGGAAAATCGCCTGGGTCATGAGGGTCAGTCTCGGTACTTCTGCACCCGAGTCTTTATGTGCAGCTggaaacattttcattggacAGGTAAAGAaacttgttttttgttttctttttacagtTCAAAGGTGTGCATATGACCGAACAGTTAAGGtgaaataacacatcatcataAAATGGCTAACCACTGATCGAAAcaaaatttcgttttatcaaaaggattttatcgacaaCAACATGTAAACTTACTCCATAGCTgagtggataaagtgttggACTTGTGATCTGTACATCCttagttcgaatcccgcaggggcttttgttgttacttactgaaataattatttttgatattcattttttatccccaaactgcaaatttttcgcttaatatttgacatacatgtacagtttatttatcattatatctttcattatcaaataacgtcctgttaatttgagtgacttttaccaggtgtgttattccaccttaagttTTTCATGTGCAGTAACACTATGTCATGACAATCAGATGCTGCTGCATTGATCAACTTTATTGCTGTATAtagtgaaaaataaataactcaatttttcaattattaagtttagagaaaataaacaaaaaaattgaattgttcCCCTTTTCAAAAAGTTGCaatgaatataattatacaatccTTGCCTACCTCATtgttttttgaaagttttgacCTGCAGGGTGAaagaaaagtgttttttttaatgggaCCTAGTAGTAAATGGAATTAATAAGCACACATATATTAATTTGTGTAAGCATTTTCCACCAACACTAGATTTGTCTCTATTCTCTATTGACTATATTCTCTATTCTCATTAAGAGTTGTCAAGCAGAAATAAACAGTAATGTTTACCGTGAAATTTAGCATTCATAAGTTTGACTCAGATTTTCTTGAACTGGTCATTTTCAGACGGAGGCTCCCATTATGATTCGTCCATTCTTGGCATTGATGACCAAGTCGGAGCTCCATGCTGTGATGACCGGAGGTTTTGCTACCATAGCTGGGGGAGTGTTAGCAGCCTACATATCCTTTGGGGTAAGTTTGACTGTAATCCAGACATGTATATGATATcaatattaatcttaataaatagagtgaagaaaaataaaaatattgttttttctaaataattgGTGAATTGGTGAAACAGCTTGCCACATGgcatatttataaagaaaatataacctaaaaaaaaatccatttcatTATGAACATTAACATGTTTACGTTCATGCtttagtttgaaaaatattttttgcctTCACTGTATTGGTCTTGTGGTGCGAAAGTACATTAATTCATAAACATACAAAGAGATTTACAAGTTAGTGAgatttttacccccccccttccctttGTAGTGTGGTCTTATGTTATAAGctctgcatacatgtacataagaatATGAGAAAGGCAAGCTAGTGACAGTGATCGAGGCCCAATGTCATTAAGATTTATAAGATTTATCATTCCGTTGTAGGTATCAGCAGAGCACCTGCTGTGTGCCTCAGTGATGAACGCCCCCGCTGCCTTGGCCGTGTCCAAACTACTTTACCCAGAGACGGAGACCAGCAAACTTAGGAAGGCTTCAGACCTCGGCACAGACGAAAAGTAAGATATTTtggcagttttttttttgtacactggaattctaattaatatttttttttttttctttacagagATTTTTGTCATAACATTATTGAGTTGGTTCCAATAAGTATCTTgctaaatagagaaaaagatgaatattttatcaattaatactTAGTAATGACATGCAACTTTGTGCTTTTTGTCAATATTCTTATTAGTAAATTCATTTGTTGATGACCATAGGTTAAGAATGCTTGCAATGTATTTctgaatacatattttaatgGGTTGTACAATTTAATAATGGAATTTTCTTCTTTAGTAATTTATATTGATGTATGGGTTTTCATATGTGGCCACTATAATTTATAGGAAAGAGAGAAACATCCTGGAAGCCGCCGCTGCTGGTGCCTCGTCCTCCATTAAACTGGTGGCCAACATTGCGGCCAATCTAATTGCCTTTCTTGCCATGTTGGAGTTTGTTAATGCCGTCCTCTCCTGGTTTGGGAGCTTTGTCGGTTATCCTGAGTTCTCTTTTCAGGTAAAAAAAGTCACCAATCAATGCCTGCTTAGAGTGTATAACTAAATTTGTCTGcaagatatttcatttttatttaacctAAACTTTTGGCCAAATTTTTACAGATTCtctaaacttaaaaaatatttaatatctcATTGActaataatttaaatgttttttgtatTGATAAGGAATGAATAGTAAATGAATTCTGCTAATATCCTATGTCATCTATTTTTAAGGGTACagtattaaatgtatttttagcaagtttctttttaataaaatatcaaaggaagAACTCTTTGATTTATTAATGAGATACCTGGTACATTTGGTAGTTTTTTGTATGATCATGTCATGTCATGAATGGCCAATTTCTATGACTTTTTCCATTACAGATGATCTGTTCTTACGTCCTGATGCCCTTAGCGTATCTGATGGGTGTCGACTGGGCTGATTGTGGAATTGTGGGTGAACTAATTGGAATCAAAACCTTCCTCAACGAGTTCTTGGCCTACGGAGAATTGTCCACCTACCTAAATAACAGAAAATCATGCACAGGGCGGATTTTGGCTGTATGTACCGTAATAGCaatgtgatttatttttatgttgtcTATCAAATAGACCCTCTAAGAATgaattactgtggtttcatcaatattcgttgaataccaattctTGTGGATTTTGTTGTGAAGTTGATTAACGAAATTTattgttcattgaagtgcaatttctacttgaattttgtattgataggatcatgaACAATGAATTTACGTGTCCTTGAAACTGTTAATATCATTAAattcacgaaaattgatacccacgaatattaatgaaaccacagtacataaTAAAACTATTATTGAAAAATCCAGATATTTGATCAGTCCaagttttattgaaatatattcagTAAATGACGGTTCAGTTTTTGATGTACAATAACAATGCAATATAGAGTAAGGTTTAATAGAGACACATATGCATGTGTGTTTCTGTGTTAAATCTCTTAGATGAGATAAATTCCAGTCTTATTGTAGCTTTGAGATACTCTAGGATTTAAGACACTAatgttaaaatcttaaaatcagTTAATACTCATTATGAAGTCATATCCAAAGATTCATAGTCATgaatatttgcaaaaaattatGTCAAAGATGCATGTAGTTTGGACTACTTGCAACATATCCAAAGTATTCAAAGACCAACTGCATTGTGAGTATTATTGAAAACTTTATTCCACATTAAATAAAAGTCACAGCTAGGAAATTTCCTGTTTTACATTTCTCAGATAGCTCCATTAGCTCCatttagtacatttctataTTTTATCTAGGTCTAATCTGAAACTTTTTTCCATATTTATTAAAACTCACAGCTAAGAAATCTCCTGTTAAACATTTCTAAGATACCTccatagtatacatgtacatttttatattttatccaGGTCCGATCTGAAATCATCGCTACCTATGCCCTGTGTGGGTTTGCTAACCTGAGTTCTATCGGGATTCAGCTCGGAGCTCTGGGTCCAATGGCACCCAGTCGGAGGGGAGACCTCGCCCAGATCGTACTGCGGGCTCTGTTAGGGGGGATAGTCACTAGTCTCATGACTGCTTGTATAGCAGGTAAGGCTCTCTCAATTAGTTTTTCTATCTCTTTCAATAAAACTTTTCCTAATTGTTGCACTAGCTACCAAGAGCCAAACATAATGATATACCCAGGAACTAGAATAGGGTAATGCCCACCTTATATGTCTAGTCATTGTATTTCAATGGTAACgccaaaaattcttttttaattcattaaagttCTGTATCCATTGTTGAAGTATTGAAAAAACAACAGATTTTTCATGTAGACTATAACTTACAATGTAAAAAAGTAAAACCCTATAATCTCTGAAAGTGGTTAGATGTAGCATTGTATCTTTGAAATATGGCTTGCTCTGTAGGTCTTCTTGTTGCTGAACCCATTACACAACTTGCCTGTCTCAACTCCACTGTTGTCAATACCACAATGATTCCTCCGGCGACAAACATGACCTCTACTCTGACCTTTGTTTCACGGTTCATCGAGCAGACAACAGCCTCCGTATGATAGTAAATGAACGAGGAAatcatcatttgaaaaaaaaattattgtctcAGTTTTCCTCTTCcctttttttgattatttatgagtattaaatatgtacattgtacatgtcaatgaaaattttcagaCATGTATTTGTAGCTACGTAGTTATTCATATTTGTACCTATGGTAACAAAAGgtattgtttttaaagtaatgTGTGATTTACCAATACACTACTTTGGACaagtattaatacatgtatttatattcagACACTTTACAGTAAACAGGAATGAAAAAGCACATATATATAATCAGTAAAACTGTATTATCATGTATGTTAGATGATCAAACTAGACCCATTTGTATTGTGTATTTATTGTGTTCCTTTAGGAATAGTAATgatgatatatttaatattaataaccATATTTTTAGCAATCATAGGTGTATTTTATTACagattgaaatgttttttttaatttattctctAAAACGTAGAGAGGATATAGAACAATATCAGATATTTACCTGTGAAGGCAGCATGGCTACATCTCACCATCAATGTAAATacaatcaaagaaaaataatggtttttCCTGTAGTTTCGTTGTAGTTAACTCAGAAAATAGGTACATTGTACTTGTACATGAAATTGTTAAcaaaaactaatacatgtatatagataagATCACGTTTACCATTTGTGGAGAccaaacttttttatattttagatgaaTGATGCCCCCCccaaaaatgtacaatttttaatgtcgGTAAAAAGTTACCATACTTCAAAGAAAGTGGGAAAGGTTTTGTTTATAAGGTGAACGCTATTTGATTTTCTGTGTGGTTTGTGCTGGCAATGAAATGAAGAATTTTGTGTTTAAAGATCTTTTGGTGTATGAGTGTGTTTATTTATCACTTAAAGAGAAAAagttattatatatgtattttctcatgaatatttcaaatgcTTGAGTGGCTTGTGTCAAGTCATAAGCAGCCCTGTACAATGTTTTAACACAGGCTGTCATGGTGTTATGTTAAATTGAAATGATCTCTTTTTGTAATGTCGCAGCTTCTTAATACTCTAATACTTTACTTTAGGGttgaggtattttttttttatgctgaACTACAGCGGTATACTCATCcataattttctttacatatttttgAA
The window above is part of the Magallana gigas chromosome 10, xbMagGiga1.1, whole genome shotgun sequence genome. Proteins encoded here:
- the LOC105336936 gene encoding uncharacterized transporter HI_0519; its protein translation is MSKPFVSSTPMKYEKSDASLLTTCTYTEVPCADFDPEAGGISLCIDKNVSEKKGPEDSSSELSSDGSSNRLFSSFIQIHSDVSNFYKSNHSHIKTGVYVALIGVYMAYFVAAMVITHEKKVKDPTPLIIVTAVTATFITIWLVRKYFGKQIQEKLVFHVVFFFEQREKMVKALKIVLCLVLVVAAVVVIGFSVWEQPSNLVSISGYIFFLFILLICSAHPTKVNWRPVLGGLALQFFFAAMILKWDVGQAVFEFLGNQVQTFLEFTNTGTKFVFGDKYTDHPFAMVVLPVIVFFSCAISVLYYVGAMQVVIGKIAWVMRVSLGTSAPESLCAAGNIFIGQTEAPIMIRPFLALMTKSELHAVMTGGFATIAGGVLAAYISFGVSAEHLLCASVMNAPAALAVSKLLYPETETSKLRKASDLGTDEKKERNILEAAAAGASSSIKLVANIAANLIAFLAMLEFVNAVLSWFGSFVGYPEFSFQMICSYVLMPLAYLMGVDWADCGIVGELIGIKTFLNEFLAYGELSTYLNNRKSCTGRILAVRSEIIATYALCGFANLSSIGIQLGALGPMAPSRRGDLAQIVLRALLGGIVTSLMTACIAGLLVAEPITQLACLNSTVVNTTMIPPATNMTSTLTFVSRFIEQTTASV